The following are encoded in a window of Armatimonas rosea genomic DNA:
- a CDS encoding phosphoribosylaminoimidazolesuccinocarboxamide synthase, whose protein sequence is MSAVLTTNIAGLTKLGQGKVRDLYAVGDDKLLLVASDRISAFDVVMAQGIPGKGRILTQLSVFWFAQTQGVIANHLITADDTEIAAEIAAVGGVWDETLAGRAMLCKRTRPLKIEAVIRGYLSGSGWKAYKTDGPSLWGNPLPAGLVESDKLPTPIFTPSTKADAGHDEPMTPGEAKALLGEHFDAVVSAAQGLYAFALAHAEKRGIILADTKFEFGLDENDKVILIDEALTPDSSRFWPADTYQPGGAQPSFDKQFLRDFLESVPGWNKQPPPPDLPAEIIAKTAQKYEEAWRRLTE, encoded by the coding sequence GTGAGCGCGGTTTTAACGACGAATATCGCCGGGCTGACAAAGCTCGGGCAGGGCAAGGTGCGCGATCTCTATGCCGTGGGCGACGACAAGCTCTTGCTGGTTGCCTCGGATCGGATCTCCGCCTTTGATGTGGTGATGGCGCAGGGAATCCCCGGCAAGGGCCGGATTCTCACCCAGCTCTCGGTCTTCTGGTTCGCCCAGACCCAGGGGGTGATCGCCAACCACTTGATCACCGCGGACGATACCGAGATCGCGGCGGAGATCGCGGCGGTGGGCGGGGTCTGGGATGAGACCCTGGCGGGCCGGGCGATGCTCTGCAAGCGCACGCGCCCCCTCAAGATCGAGGCCGTGATCCGCGGCTACCTCTCGGGCTCGGGCTGGAAGGCGTACAAGACCGATGGCCCCAGCCTCTGGGGAAACCCGCTCCCAGCAGGCCTCGTGGAGTCCGACAAGCTCCCCACCCCGATCTTCACGCCCAGCACCAAGGCGGACGCCGGCCACGACGAGCCCATGACTCCGGGCGAGGCCAAGGCGCTTCTCGGGGAGCACTTCGATGCCGTGGTCAGCGCCGCGCAGGGCCTCTACGCCTTCGCCCTCGCCCACGCGGAGAAGCGCGGCATCATCCTGGCCGATACCAAGTTCGAGTTTGGGCTCGATGAAAACGACAAGGTGATCCTGATCGACGAAGCCCTCACCCCGGACTCGTCGCGCTTCTGGCCCGCCGACACCTACCAGCCCGGTGGTGCCCAGCCCAGCTTCGACAAGCAGTTTCTCCGCGACTTTCTCGAGTCGGTCCCCGGCTGGAACAAGCAGCCCCCGCCCCCCGACCTCCCCGCCGAGATCATCGCCAAGACCGCTCAAAAGTACGAAGAGGCCTGGCGACGCCTCACGGAGTAG
- the lepB gene encoding signal peptidase I has protein sequence MPDQDSKAARLERLKRLERLILIPILLVVVGAFFSFGRVVVVGQSMLPTLKPGQRVTILKTWRLFSPLKVGDIVVIGTRDGKKNRDEDVVKRIVFIQNAGGSRTWPQRLNTVSGSYPTTDLFHDEHVSRSAKGGIYVLGDNINNSTDSRDFGAVYESEVIGKVLQ, from the coding sequence ATGCCTGACCAAGACTCTAAAGCCGCACGTCTGGAGCGCCTGAAACGCCTGGAGCGCCTGATTCTGATTCCGATCTTACTGGTTGTCGTGGGGGCGTTCTTCTCCTTTGGCCGGGTCGTGGTGGTGGGGCAGTCGATGCTGCCCACCCTCAAGCCCGGTCAGCGGGTGACGATCCTCAAGACATGGCGGCTCTTCTCTCCCCTGAAAGTAGGGGATATCGTGGTGATCGGCACCCGTGACGGTAAGAAAAACCGGGACGAAGACGTCGTCAAGCGCATTGTCTTTATCCAGAATGCCGGCGGGAGTCGCACCTGGCCCCAGAGGCTCAACACAGTCTCGGGGAGCTACCCGACCACCGATCTCTTCCACGATGAGCACGTCTCGCGCAGTGCGAAGGGCGGTATCTATGTCCTGGGCGACAATATCAACAACTCCACCGACTCCCGCGACTTCGGCGCAGTCTACGAGTCGGAGGTGATTGGAAAGGTTCTGCAGTGA